A section of the Paralichthys olivaceus isolate ysfri-2021 chromosome 16, ASM2471397v2, whole genome shotgun sequence genome encodes:
- the LOC109642881 gene encoding ATP-dependent 6-phosphofructokinase, platelet type-like isoform X5, which produces MAVAAAPKRQDTRKFFENLSGAGKSIAVLTSGGDAQGMNAAVRAAVRMGIYVGAKVFFIHEGYQGMVDGGDNIQEASWESVSSMLQVGGTVIGSARCKEFRSREGRLKAAHNLVKRSITNLCVIGGDGSLTGANLFREEWSSLLDELLQKGLIDQEATLANSELHIVGMVGSIDNDFCGTDMTIGTDSALHRIIEVVDAIMTTAQSHQRTFVLEVMGRHCGYLALVSALACGADWVFIPEMPPEDGWEDNMCQKLSESRSRGSRLNIIIVAEGAIDRQGQAITSGSVKDLVVRCLGFDTRVTILGHVQRGGTPSAFDRILASRMGVEAVLALLEASANTPACVVSLVGNQAVRLPLMECVQMTQEVQKAMDEKKFEEAVRLRGRSFENNLRTYRLLSYRKADSELPNSSFNVAVLNVGAPAAGMNAAVRSAVRVGITEGHKMFSVSDGFEGFYKGQIKEIKWGDVGGWTGQGGSLLGTKRTLPGKHLDKIAEQMRVHNINALLVIGGFEAYVGLLELSSARDKYNEFCVPMVMVPATVSNNIPGSDLSIGSDTALNAITDTCDRIKQSASGTKRRVFIIETMGGYCGYLATVGGLAAGADAVYIYEEPFDIRDLQANVEHLTQKMKTSIQRGLVLRNENCNENFTTDFIYQLYSEEGRGVFDCRKNILGHMQQGGAPSPFDRNFGTKVAAKAMQWITRTLKDSYKGGRVFTNSEDTACLLGMRRRAMVFQPVSQLRDETDFVHRIPKEQWWLKLRPLMKILAKYKTSYDVSDSGQLEHVTRVRPRESDGSSAI; this is translated from the exons ATGGCGGTCGCGGCGGCACCGAAGCGGCAGGACACCCGCAAGTTCTTCGAGAATCTGTCCGGCGCCGGGAAATCCATCGCGGTGCTGACCAGCGGAGGAGATGCTCAAG gcATGAACGCAGCCGTCAGGGCGGCCGTCAGAATGGGCATCTACGTGGGGGCCAAGGTCTTCTTCATCCACGAG GGTTACCAGGGGATGGTGGACGGGGGCGATAACATCCAAGAGGCATCATGGGAAAGCGTCTCCAGCATGTTGCAAGTG GGCGGCACGGTCATCGGCAGCGCCCGCTGTAAAGAGTTCCGCAGCCGCGAGGGCCGCCTGAAGGCCGCACACAACCTGGTGAAGCGCAGCATCACCAACCTGTGTGTGATCGGCGGAGACGGCAGCTTGACCGGAGCCAACCTGTTCAGAGAGGAGTGGAGCAGCCTGCTGGATGAGCTCCTGCAGAAAG GTCTGATCGACCAGGAGGCGACCCTCGCCAACTCGGAGCTCCACATCGTCGGCATGGTCGGCTCCATCGACAACGACTTCTGCGGCACCGACATGACCATCGGCACCGACTCGGCCCTGCACCGCATCATCGAGGTGGTGGACGCCATCATGACCACGGCTCAGAG CCACCAGAGGACATTTGTTCTGGAGGTCATGGGCAGACACTGCGG ATATCTGGCCCTGGTCAGTGCCCTGGCATGTGGAGCAGATTGGGTCTTTATCCCTGAAATGCCTCCTGAGGACGGCTGGGAAGACAACATGTGCCAGAAACTGTctgag AGTCGATCTCGAGGTTCCAGGTTGAATATTATCATAGTCGCTGAAGGAGCCATCGACAGACAGGGACAAGCCATCACGTCTGGTTCTGTGAAGGAT CTGGTCGTCCGCTGCCTGGGTTTTGACACCAGGGTCACTATCTTGGGTCACGTGCAGAGAGGTGGGACCCCCTCCGCCTTTGACAGGATCCTG GCCAGTCGTATGGGCGTGGAGGCCGTGCTGGCGTTACTGGAGGCGTCTGCCAACACCCCGGCCTGCGTCGTGTCCCTGGTCGGCAACCAGGCTGTTCGACTGCCACTTATGGAGTGTGTTCAGATg ACCCAGGAAGTGCAGAAGGCCATGGATGAGAAGAAGTTTGAGGAGGCCGTCCGCCTGCGTGGGAG GAGCTTTGAAAACAACCTGAGAACCTACAGGCTCCTCTCCTACCGGAAAGCAGACTCTGAACTTCCGAAT AGCTCCTTTAACGTGGCCGTGCTGAACGTCGGTGCGCCGGCGGCCGGTATGAACGCTGCAGTGCGTTCTGCCGTCAGAGTGGGAATCACCGAGGGCCACAAAATGTTCTCGGTCAGCGACGGCTTCGAGGGATTTTACAAAGGACAG ATCAAAGAGATCAAATGGGGCGATGTTGGTGGTTGGACGGGACAGGGAGGGTCGCTGCTCGGGACTAAAAG GACTCTTCcaggaaaacatctggataAAATAGCCGAGCAGATGAGGGTCCATAACATCAACGCCCTGCTCGTCATCGGAGGATTCGAG GCCTACGTGGGATTACTGGAGCTGTCCTCCGCTCGGGACAAATATAACGAGTTCTGTGTGCCCATGGTCATGGTCCCCGCCACCGTCTCCAACAATATCCCCGGTTCAGATCTCAGCATTGGCTCAGACACCGCTCTGAACGCCATCACTGAT ACCTGCGACCGCATCAAGCAGTCGGCCAGCGGCACCAAGCGGCGGGTTTTCATCATCGAGACCATGGGGGGCTACTGTGGCTACCTGGCCACTGTGGGGGGTCTGGCTGCCGGAGCAGACGCCGTCTACATCTACGAGGAACCGTTTGACATCCGCGACCTGCAG GCCAACGTGGAGCATCTGACGCAGAAGATGAAGACGAGCATCCAGAGGGGCTTGGTGCTCAG GAACGAGAACTGCAACGAGAACTTCACCACGGATTTCATCTACCAGCTGTACTCGGAGGAGGGTCGGGGCGTGTTCGActgcaggaagaacatcctggGGCACATGCAGCAG GGAGGAGCTCCGTCTCCATTCGATAGAAACTTCGGCACCAAAGTTGCAGCTAAAGCGATGCAGTGGATCACAAGGACGCTCAAGGACTCTTACAAAGGAG GACGAGTGTTTACCAACTCGGAGGACACCGCCTGTCTGTTGGGGATGCGCCGCAGAGCGATGGTCTTTCAGCCCGTGTCTCAGCTCCGGGACGAGACCGACTTTGT CCACAGGATCCCGAAGGAGCAGTGGTGGCTGAAGCTCCGTCCGCTGATGAAAATCCTGGCCAAGTACAAGACGAGCTACGACGTGTCCGACTCGGGGCAACTGGAACACGTGACCCGGGTCCGACCCAGAGAGAGCGACGGCTCGTCCGCCATTTGA
- the LOC109642881 gene encoding ATP-dependent 6-phosphofructokinase, platelet type-like isoform X6 codes for MAVAAAPKRQDTRKFFENLSGAGKSIAVLTSGGDAQGMNAAVRAAVRMGIYVGAKVFFIHEGYQGMVDGGDNIQEASWESVSSMLQVGGTVIGSARCKEFRSREGRLKAAHNLVKRSITNLCVIGGDGSLTGANLFREEWSSLLDELLQKGLIDQEATLANSELHIVGMVGSIDNDFCGTDMTIGTDSALHRIIEVVDAIMTTAQSHQRTFVLEVMGRHCGYLALVSALACGADWVFIPEMPPEDGWEDNMCQKLSESRSRGSRLNIIIVAEGAIDRQGQAITSGSVKDLVVRCLGFDTRVTILGHVQRGGTPSAFDRILASRMGVEAVLALLEASANTPACVVSLVGNQAVRLPLMECVQMTQEVQKAMDEKKFEEAVRLRGRSFENNLRTYRLLSYRKADSELPNSSFNVAVLNVGAPAAGMNAAVRSAVRVGITEGHKMFSVSDGFEGFYKGQIKEIKWGDVGGWTGQGGSLLGTKRTLPGKHLDKIAEQMRVHNINALLVIGGFEALESLLQLYEARADYEELCIPMCMLPATISNNVPGTDLSIGADTSLNAIVETCDRIKQSASGTKRRVFIIETMGGYCGYLATVGGLAAGADAVYIYEEPFDIRDLQANVEHLTQKMKTSIQRGLVLRNENCNENFTTDFIYQLYSEEGRGVFDCRKNILGHMQQGGAPSPFDRNFGTKVAAKAMQWITRTLKDSYKGGRVFTNSEDTACLLGMRRRAMVFQPVSQLRDETDFVHRIPKEQWWLKLRPLMKILAKYKTSYDVSDSGQLEHVTRVRPRESDGSSAI; via the exons ATGGCGGTCGCGGCGGCACCGAAGCGGCAGGACACCCGCAAGTTCTTCGAGAATCTGTCCGGCGCCGGGAAATCCATCGCGGTGCTGACCAGCGGAGGAGATGCTCAAG gcATGAACGCAGCCGTCAGGGCGGCCGTCAGAATGGGCATCTACGTGGGGGCCAAGGTCTTCTTCATCCACGAG GGTTACCAGGGGATGGTGGACGGGGGCGATAACATCCAAGAGGCATCATGGGAAAGCGTCTCCAGCATGTTGCAAGTG GGCGGCACGGTCATCGGCAGCGCCCGCTGTAAAGAGTTCCGCAGCCGCGAGGGCCGCCTGAAGGCCGCACACAACCTGGTGAAGCGCAGCATCACCAACCTGTGTGTGATCGGCGGAGACGGCAGCTTGACCGGAGCCAACCTGTTCAGAGAGGAGTGGAGCAGCCTGCTGGATGAGCTCCTGCAGAAAG GTCTGATCGACCAGGAGGCGACCCTCGCCAACTCGGAGCTCCACATCGTCGGCATGGTCGGCTCCATCGACAACGACTTCTGCGGCACCGACATGACCATCGGCACCGACTCGGCCCTGCACCGCATCATCGAGGTGGTGGACGCCATCATGACCACGGCTCAGAG CCACCAGAGGACATTTGTTCTGGAGGTCATGGGCAGACACTGCGG ATATCTGGCCCTGGTCAGTGCCCTGGCATGTGGAGCAGATTGGGTCTTTATCCCTGAAATGCCTCCTGAGGACGGCTGGGAAGACAACATGTGCCAGAAACTGTctgag AGTCGATCTCGAGGTTCCAGGTTGAATATTATCATAGTCGCTGAAGGAGCCATCGACAGACAGGGACAAGCCATCACGTCTGGTTCTGTGAAGGAT CTGGTCGTCCGCTGCCTGGGTTTTGACACCAGGGTCACTATCTTGGGTCACGTGCAGAGAGGTGGGACCCCCTCCGCCTTTGACAGGATCCTG GCCAGTCGTATGGGCGTGGAGGCCGTGCTGGCGTTACTGGAGGCGTCTGCCAACACCCCGGCCTGCGTCGTGTCCCTGGTCGGCAACCAGGCTGTTCGACTGCCACTTATGGAGTGTGTTCAGATg ACCCAGGAAGTGCAGAAGGCCATGGATGAGAAGAAGTTTGAGGAGGCCGTCCGCCTGCGTGGGAG GAGCTTTGAAAACAACCTGAGAACCTACAGGCTCCTCTCCTACCGGAAAGCAGACTCTGAACTTCCGAAT AGCTCCTTTAACGTGGCCGTGCTGAACGTCGGTGCGCCGGCGGCCGGTATGAACGCTGCAGTGCGTTCTGCCGTCAGAGTGGGAATCACCGAGGGCCACAAAATGTTCTCGGTCAGCGACGGCTTCGAGGGATTTTACAAAGGACAG ATCAAAGAGATCAAATGGGGCGATGTTGGTGGTTGGACGGGACAGGGAGGGTCGCTGCTCGGGACTAAAAG GACTCTTCcaggaaaacatctggataAAATAGCCGAGCAGATGAGGGTCCATAACATCAACGCCCTGCTCGTCATCGGAGGATTCGAG GCCCTCGAGTCCCTGCTGCAGCTGTACGAGGCCCGTGCGGACTACGAGGAGCTTTGCATCCCCATGTGCATGCTGCCTGCCACCATTAGTAACAATGTGCCCGGCACCGACCTCAGCATCGGCGCGGACACGTCCCTCAACGCCATCGTGGAG ACCTGCGACCGCATCAAGCAGTCGGCCAGCGGCACCAAGCGGCGGGTTTTCATCATCGAGACCATGGGGGGCTACTGTGGCTACCTGGCCACTGTGGGGGGTCTGGCTGCCGGAGCAGACGCCGTCTACATCTACGAGGAACCGTTTGACATCCGCGACCTGCAG GCCAACGTGGAGCATCTGACGCAGAAGATGAAGACGAGCATCCAGAGGGGCTTGGTGCTCAG GAACGAGAACTGCAACGAGAACTTCACCACGGATTTCATCTACCAGCTGTACTCGGAGGAGGGTCGGGGCGTGTTCGActgcaggaagaacatcctggGGCACATGCAGCAG GGAGGAGCTCCGTCTCCATTCGATAGAAACTTCGGCACCAAAGTTGCAGCTAAAGCGATGCAGTGGATCACAAGGACGCTCAAGGACTCTTACAAAGGAG GACGAGTGTTTACCAACTCGGAGGACACCGCCTGTCTGTTGGGGATGCGCCGCAGAGCGATGGTCTTTCAGCCCGTGTCTCAGCTCCGGGACGAGACCGACTTTGT CCACAGGATCCCGAAGGAGCAGTGGTGGCTGAAGCTCCGTCCGCTGATGAAAATCCTGGCCAAGTACAAGACGAGCTACGACGTGTCCGACTCGGGGCAACTGGAACACGTGACCCGGGTCCGACCCAGAGAGAGCGACGGCTCGTCCGCCATTTGA
- the LOC109642881 gene encoding ATP-dependent 6-phosphofructokinase, platelet type-like isoform X7, with product MAVAAAPKRQDTRKFFENLSGAGKSIAVLTSGGDAQGMNAAVRAAVRMGIYVGAKVFFIHEGYQGMVDGGDNIQEASWESVSSMLQVGGTVIGSARCKEFRSREGRLKAAHNLVKRSITNLCVIGGDGSLTGANLFREEWSSLLDELLQKGLIDQEATLANSELHIVGMVGSIDNDFCGTDMTIGTDSALHRIIEVVDAIMTTAQSHQRTFVLEVMGRHCGYLALVSALACGADWVFIPEMPPEDGWEDNMCQKLSENRADKKRLNIIIVAEGAIDAHNKPITPDYIKELVVRCLGFDTRVTILGHVQRGGTPSAFDRILASRMGVEAVLALLEASANTPACVVSLVGNQAVRLPLMECVQMTQEVQKAMDEKKFEEAVRLRGRSFENNLRTYRLLSYRKADSELPNSSFNVAVLNVGAPAAGMNAAVRSAVRVGITEGHKMFSVSDGFEGFYKGQIKEIKWGDVGGWTGQGGSLLGTKRTLPGKHLDKIAEQMRVHNINALLVIGGFETCDRIKQSASGTKRRVFIIETMGGYCGYLATVGGLAAGADAVYIYEEPFDIRDLQANVEHLTQKMKTSIQRGLVLRNENCNENFTTDFIYQLYSEEGRGVFDCRKNILGHMQQGGAPSPFDRNFGTKVAAKAMQWITRTLKDSYKGGRVFTNSEDTACLLGMRRRAMVFQPVSQLRDETDFVHRIPKEQWWLKLRPLMKILAKYKTSYDVSDSGQLEHVTRVRPRESDGSSAI from the exons ATGGCGGTCGCGGCGGCACCGAAGCGGCAGGACACCCGCAAGTTCTTCGAGAATCTGTCCGGCGCCGGGAAATCCATCGCGGTGCTGACCAGCGGAGGAGATGCTCAAG gcATGAACGCAGCCGTCAGGGCGGCCGTCAGAATGGGCATCTACGTGGGGGCCAAGGTCTTCTTCATCCACGAG GGTTACCAGGGGATGGTGGACGGGGGCGATAACATCCAAGAGGCATCATGGGAAAGCGTCTCCAGCATGTTGCAAGTG GGCGGCACGGTCATCGGCAGCGCCCGCTGTAAAGAGTTCCGCAGCCGCGAGGGCCGCCTGAAGGCCGCACACAACCTGGTGAAGCGCAGCATCACCAACCTGTGTGTGATCGGCGGAGACGGCAGCTTGACCGGAGCCAACCTGTTCAGAGAGGAGTGGAGCAGCCTGCTGGATGAGCTCCTGCAGAAAG GTCTGATCGACCAGGAGGCGACCCTCGCCAACTCGGAGCTCCACATCGTCGGCATGGTCGGCTCCATCGACAACGACTTCTGCGGCACCGACATGACCATCGGCACCGACTCGGCCCTGCACCGCATCATCGAGGTGGTGGACGCCATCATGACCACGGCTCAGAG CCACCAGAGGACATTTGTTCTGGAGGTCATGGGCAGACACTGCGG ATATCTGGCCCTGGTCAGTGCCCTGGCATGTGGAGCAGATTGGGTCTTTATCCCTGAAATGCCTCCTGAGGACGGCTGGGAAGACAACATGTGCCAGAAACTGTctgag AACCGCGCTGATAAGAAAAGGCTGAACATTATTATTGTAGCTGAAGGAGCCATAGACGCCCACAACAAGCCCATAACTCCTGATTATATCAAGGAA CTGGTCGTCCGCTGCCTGGGTTTTGACACCAGGGTCACTATCTTGGGTCACGTGCAGAGAGGTGGGACCCCCTCCGCCTTTGACAGGATCCTG GCCAGTCGTATGGGCGTGGAGGCCGTGCTGGCGTTACTGGAGGCGTCTGCCAACACCCCGGCCTGCGTCGTGTCCCTGGTCGGCAACCAGGCTGTTCGACTGCCACTTATGGAGTGTGTTCAGATg ACCCAGGAAGTGCAGAAGGCCATGGATGAGAAGAAGTTTGAGGAGGCCGTCCGCCTGCGTGGGAG GAGCTTTGAAAACAACCTGAGAACCTACAGGCTCCTCTCCTACCGGAAAGCAGACTCTGAACTTCCGAAT AGCTCCTTTAACGTGGCCGTGCTGAACGTCGGTGCGCCGGCGGCCGGTATGAACGCTGCAGTGCGTTCTGCCGTCAGAGTGGGAATCACCGAGGGCCACAAAATGTTCTCGGTCAGCGACGGCTTCGAGGGATTTTACAAAGGACAG ATCAAAGAGATCAAATGGGGCGATGTTGGTGGTTGGACGGGACAGGGAGGGTCGCTGCTCGGGACTAAAAG GACTCTTCcaggaaaacatctggataAAATAGCCGAGCAGATGAGGGTCCATAACATCAACGCCCTGCTCGTCATCGGAGGATTCGAG ACCTGCGACCGCATCAAGCAGTCGGCCAGCGGCACCAAGCGGCGGGTTTTCATCATCGAGACCATGGGGGGCTACTGTGGCTACCTGGCCACTGTGGGGGGTCTGGCTGCCGGAGCAGACGCCGTCTACATCTACGAGGAACCGTTTGACATCCGCGACCTGCAG GCCAACGTGGAGCATCTGACGCAGAAGATGAAGACGAGCATCCAGAGGGGCTTGGTGCTCAG GAACGAGAACTGCAACGAGAACTTCACCACGGATTTCATCTACCAGCTGTACTCGGAGGAGGGTCGGGGCGTGTTCGActgcaggaagaacatcctggGGCACATGCAGCAG GGAGGAGCTCCGTCTCCATTCGATAGAAACTTCGGCACCAAAGTTGCAGCTAAAGCGATGCAGTGGATCACAAGGACGCTCAAGGACTCTTACAAAGGAG GACGAGTGTTTACCAACTCGGAGGACACCGCCTGTCTGTTGGGGATGCGCCGCAGAGCGATGGTCTTTCAGCCCGTGTCTCAGCTCCGGGACGAGACCGACTTTGT CCACAGGATCCCGAAGGAGCAGTGGTGGCTGAAGCTCCGTCCGCTGATGAAAATCCTGGCCAAGTACAAGACGAGCTACGACGTGTCCGACTCGGGGCAACTGGAACACGTGACCCGGGTCCGACCCAGAGAGAGCGACGGCTCGTCCGCCATTTGA
- the LOC109642881 gene encoding ATP-dependent 6-phosphofructokinase, platelet type-like isoform X8 produces the protein MGKRLQHVASGEQSVRIKPSVFPLLFCRRERLLKGGTVIGSARCKEFRSREGRLKAAHNLVKRSITNLCVIGGDGSLTGANLFREEWSSLLDELLQKGLIDQEATLANSELHIVGMVGSIDNDFCGTDMTIGTDSALHRIIEVVDAIMTTAQSHQRTFVLEVMGRHCGYLALVSALACGADWVFIPEMPPEDGWEDNMCQKLSENRADKKRLNIIIVAEGAIDAHNKPITPDYIKELVVRCLGFDTRVTILGHVQRGGTPSAFDRILASRMGVEAVLALLEASANTPACVVSLVGNQAVRLPLMECVQMTQEVQKAMDEKKFEEAVRLRGRSFENNLRTYRLLSYRKADSELPNSSFNVAVLNVGAPAAGMNAAVRSAVRVGITEGHKMFSVSDGFEGFYKGQIKEIKWGDVGGWTGQGGSLLGTKRTLPGKHLDKIAEQMRVHNINALLVIGGFEAYVGLLELSSARDKYNEFCVPMVMVPATVSNNIPGSDLSIGSDTALNAITDTCDRIKQSASGTKRRVFIIETMGGYCGYLATVGGLAAGADAVYIYEEPFDIRDLQANVEHLTQKMKTSIQRGLVLRNENCNENFTTDFIYQLYSEEGRGVFDCRKNILGHMQQGGAPSPFDRNFGTKVAAKAMQWITRTLKDSYKGGRVFTNSEDTACLLGMRRRAMVFQPVSQLRDETDFVHRIPKEQWWLKLRPLMKILAKYKTSYDVSDSGQLEHVTRVRPRESDGSSAI, from the exons ATGGGAAAGCGTCTCCAGCATGTTGCAAGTGGTGAGCAGAGCGTCCGAATAAAACCATCCGTGTTTCCTCTTCTATTCTGCAGACGTGAGCGATTATTAAAA GGCGGCACGGTCATCGGCAGCGCCCGCTGTAAAGAGTTCCGCAGCCGCGAGGGCCGCCTGAAGGCCGCACACAACCTGGTGAAGCGCAGCATCACCAACCTGTGTGTGATCGGCGGAGACGGCAGCTTGACCGGAGCCAACCTGTTCAGAGAGGAGTGGAGCAGCCTGCTGGATGAGCTCCTGCAGAAAG GTCTGATCGACCAGGAGGCGACCCTCGCCAACTCGGAGCTCCACATCGTCGGCATGGTCGGCTCCATCGACAACGACTTCTGCGGCACCGACATGACCATCGGCACCGACTCGGCCCTGCACCGCATCATCGAGGTGGTGGACGCCATCATGACCACGGCTCAGAG CCACCAGAGGACATTTGTTCTGGAGGTCATGGGCAGACACTGCGG ATATCTGGCCCTGGTCAGTGCCCTGGCATGTGGAGCAGATTGGGTCTTTATCCCTGAAATGCCTCCTGAGGACGGCTGGGAAGACAACATGTGCCAGAAACTGTctgag AACCGCGCTGATAAGAAAAGGCTGAACATTATTATTGTAGCTGAAGGAGCCATAGACGCCCACAACAAGCCCATAACTCCTGATTATATCAAGGAA CTGGTCGTCCGCTGCCTGGGTTTTGACACCAGGGTCACTATCTTGGGTCACGTGCAGAGAGGTGGGACCCCCTCCGCCTTTGACAGGATCCTG GCCAGTCGTATGGGCGTGGAGGCCGTGCTGGCGTTACTGGAGGCGTCTGCCAACACCCCGGCCTGCGTCGTGTCCCTGGTCGGCAACCAGGCTGTTCGACTGCCACTTATGGAGTGTGTTCAGATg ACCCAGGAAGTGCAGAAGGCCATGGATGAGAAGAAGTTTGAGGAGGCCGTCCGCCTGCGTGGGAG GAGCTTTGAAAACAACCTGAGAACCTACAGGCTCCTCTCCTACCGGAAAGCAGACTCTGAACTTCCGAAT AGCTCCTTTAACGTGGCCGTGCTGAACGTCGGTGCGCCGGCGGCCGGTATGAACGCTGCAGTGCGTTCTGCCGTCAGAGTGGGAATCACCGAGGGCCACAAAATGTTCTCGGTCAGCGACGGCTTCGAGGGATTTTACAAAGGACAG ATCAAAGAGATCAAATGGGGCGATGTTGGTGGTTGGACGGGACAGGGAGGGTCGCTGCTCGGGACTAAAAG GACTCTTCcaggaaaacatctggataAAATAGCCGAGCAGATGAGGGTCCATAACATCAACGCCCTGCTCGTCATCGGAGGATTCGAG GCCTACGTGGGATTACTGGAGCTGTCCTCCGCTCGGGACAAATATAACGAGTTCTGTGTGCCCATGGTCATGGTCCCCGCCACCGTCTCCAACAATATCCCCGGTTCAGATCTCAGCATTGGCTCAGACACCGCTCTGAACGCCATCACTGAT ACCTGCGACCGCATCAAGCAGTCGGCCAGCGGCACCAAGCGGCGGGTTTTCATCATCGAGACCATGGGGGGCTACTGTGGCTACCTGGCCACTGTGGGGGGTCTGGCTGCCGGAGCAGACGCCGTCTACATCTACGAGGAACCGTTTGACATCCGCGACCTGCAG GCCAACGTGGAGCATCTGACGCAGAAGATGAAGACGAGCATCCAGAGGGGCTTGGTGCTCAG GAACGAGAACTGCAACGAGAACTTCACCACGGATTTCATCTACCAGCTGTACTCGGAGGAGGGTCGGGGCGTGTTCGActgcaggaagaacatcctggGGCACATGCAGCAG GGAGGAGCTCCGTCTCCATTCGATAGAAACTTCGGCACCAAAGTTGCAGCTAAAGCGATGCAGTGGATCACAAGGACGCTCAAGGACTCTTACAAAGGAG GACGAGTGTTTACCAACTCGGAGGACACCGCCTGTCTGTTGGGGATGCGCCGCAGAGCGATGGTCTTTCAGCCCGTGTCTCAGCTCCGGGACGAGACCGACTTTGT CCACAGGATCCCGAAGGAGCAGTGGTGGCTGAAGCTCCGTCCGCTGATGAAAATCCTGGCCAAGTACAAGACGAGCTACGACGTGTCCGACTCGGGGCAACTGGAACACGTGACCCGGGTCCGACCCAGAGAGAGCGACGGCTCGTCCGCCATTTGA